The genomic stretch CCTGCGTCCGCCGGGGAGACGGACGCTTTGGGCATCGAGTCCAAGACAATCGAGGTAACGACGTGCGGGCGATTCCCGGCTTTCTCCGCCTCGCCACGTCCGATCTCCGGCGCCGTCCGCTGCGGACCTCGCTGGCGATCCTGGGCGTGGCTCTTTCCACGGCCCTCCTGCTGGGAACGCTCAGCTTACATTCCGGCTACATCCGCGCGCTGGATTCCACCATCGATCGGATGGGCTACCAGGTTCTGGTCACCGCCAAGGGATGTCCCTACGAGGCGGCCTCGCTCGCCATGCGCGGCGGCAACGTGCCGATGTACATCGACGAAAGCACCTTCGACACGATCCTCCAGGACGGCGACGTCCTCGAGGCGACGCGATTGTTCATGCAGGGCATGGAAGCCGGCCCCAACAACAGGCTGGCCGTTTTCATGGGCGTCGACGGAAACTTCTCCAAGCTGAAGCCCTGGATGACGCTGCAGCGCGGCGTCTGGTTCTCCGGAGCAGAGGCACCCGAGGCGATCCTCGGCTACAACGCCGCCCAGGCTCTGGGATTGAAGCTGGGGGATCCGCTGCACGTAGGACCCGCGCATCGCGACGTGATCATCAAGGGAGTCTTCGATCGCTCCGGCACCCAAGACGACGGCATGGTCTTCCTGCCGCTGGCCTTCGCCCAGGAGCTGTTCGATCGCCAGGGGAAGCTGACCGGCGTCGGCGTGCGGCTCAAGTCGCTGGATCGGGTCCAGGCCTTTCTGGAA from Candidatus Polarisedimenticolia bacterium encodes the following:
- a CDS encoding FtsX-like permease family protein: CVRRGDGRFGHRVQDNRGNDVRAIPGFLRLATSDLRRRPLRTSLAILGVALSTALLLGTLSLHSGYIRALDSTIDRMGYQVLVTAKGCPYEAASLAMRGGNVPMYIDESTFDTILQDGDVLEATRLFMQGMEAGPNNRLAVFMGVDGNFSKLKPWMTLQRGVWFSGAEAPEAILGYNAAQALGLKLGDPLHVGPAHRDVIIKGVFDRSGTQDDGMVFLPLAFAQELFDRQGKLTGVGVRLKSLDRVQAFLEKMFVLPSVQAITMTQFRSTVVQFVSTSRLLLMLSALIAALIGGLGVLNAMTMSVMERMRELSLMKAVGATPRDLLQLTLLETGCLGLLGAVAGLVLTFLGSWAFEAILRRVVPFVPPGSLLSFDPLLIGGTLLAAMLLALLAGLYPAARAATVRPAPLLRQLA